The Stratiformator vulcanicus genome has a segment encoding these proteins:
- a CDS encoding SDR family oxidoreductase, with product MSLKGMAAVITGGGSGIGAAVAVTLADAGANVLIAGRTESKLKETASRGPSGKITSSVCDVADADACETLIQGAAKDFGRLDMLINAAGINIPHRRIEETTPEEWDRLLRINASGAFYCTKAALPIMRAQRGGLIVNICSISGVRAAMLGGVSYNASKFAMNALGVSAAQEAKADGVRVTNIHPGEVETPILSQRPVAPSEEHRATMLQPEDVAAAVLMIANLPPRANVLEMVIKPTVQDFV from the coding sequence ATGTCGTTGAAAGGAATGGCCGCCGTTATCACCGGGGGCGGGTCGGGAATCGGAGCGGCGGTCGCCGTGACGCTCGCCGACGCCGGGGCGAATGTACTCATCGCGGGGCGGACGGAATCAAAATTAAAGGAGACCGCCTCTCGGGGTCCGTCCGGAAAGATCACGTCGTCCGTTTGCGATGTGGCGGACGCCGACGCCTGTGAGACATTGATCCAAGGCGCGGCGAAAGACTTCGGGCGACTCGACATGCTGATCAACGCGGCCGGGATCAACATTCCGCACCGGCGGATTGAAGAGACGACGCCGGAAGAGTGGGATCGGCTGCTTAGAATCAATGCCTCGGGGGCGTTTTACTGCACCAAGGCGGCCCTGCCGATCATGCGGGCCCAACGGGGCGGGCTGATCGTCAACATCTGCTCGATCTCCGGGGTCCGCGCCGCGATGCTCGGCGGCGTCTCGTACAACGCATCGAAATTCGCGATGAACGCGTTAGGAGTCAGTGCTGCGCAGGAGGCGAAAGCGGACGGCGTTCGCGTGACGAACATCCACCCGGGCGAGGTTGAAACACCGATTCTCTCGCAGCGGCCGGTCGCGCCATCTGAAGAACACCGCGCGACCATGTTGCAGCCCGAGGACGTTGCCGCGGCGGTGCTGATGATCGCGAACTTGCCCCCGCGAGCGAATGTGTTGGAGATGGTGATCAAACCTACGGTGCAGGATTTTGTGTAG